The following are encoded together in the Rana temporaria chromosome 12, aRanTem1.1, whole genome shotgun sequence genome:
- the LOC120918367 gene encoding programmed cell death protein 4-like — protein MFLCLIAQLGTEPGLCPVFASASRLRTCSVRLLMTPWLTSRLRFQLLIQRHGAPAQHSPVTCFLPTLSQSHLLQRPSCHSVSSTPCHHYQGCWKEGAGEALSTARSPPGFCGYRTAYAPSNVEGFANCLLGCLRHTFQEVVLQDPHDLTPGDDPTGGAEPSPPQPYTPLYRNVRDPNYDEFAQGATVYQKVVPELDEAELQKAVHPMVQEYFEHGDTGGVIALLCELNLGGKRPEVSRLAVSLSLEGKASHRELTSRLLSDLLLKVLTEEDMARAFNKLLINLPDLILDTPEAPQMLGQFIARAVADHALPLNFLDRYKGRVDCEHARAALDRAAVLLRIKRAIIWLDNVWGVGGGQRPVKHLIKEGPQMFCERGRQRTRQTVTGPLPPLWPGGQRFRGDLLVYKIK, from the exons ATGTTCCTGTGCCTCATTGCCCAACTGGGTACCGAACCTGGCCTGTGTCCCGTCTTTGCCTCTGCCTCACGTCTCCGTACCTGTTCTGTCCGGCTGTTGATGACCCCCTGGCTCACGTCCCGCCTACGCTTCCAGCTGCTGATCCAGCGACACGGGGCTCCTGCCCAGCACTCTCCAGTCACCTGCTTCCTGCCAACACTCAGCCAGAGCCATCTGCTACAGCGGCcctcgtgccactctgtgtcctccACTCCCTGTCACCACTACCAGGGATGTTGGAAAGAAGGTGCAGGAGAAGCCCTCTCTACAGCTCGATCTCCACCAG GTTTCTGCGGTTACAGAACTGCCTATGCGCCTTCGAATGTGGAAGGTTTTGCAAACTGTCTCCTGGGATGTCTACGTCACACATTTCAGGAGGTAGTTTTGCAAGACCCTCAC gacttgacccctggagatGATCCCACTGGAGGTGCCGAGCCCTCACCACCACAGCCGTACACACCACTCTACCGGAATGTCCGAGACCCCAACTATGACGAGTTTGCCCAGGGTGCCACGGTGTACCAGAAGGTGGTGCCGGAGCTGGACGAGGCAGAACTCCAGAAAGCGGTCCATCCCATGGTGCAGGAGTACTTCGAACACGGGGACACCGGGGGGGTCATAGCTCTCCTCTGTGAGCTGAATTTGGGCGGTAAGAGGCCCGAGGTCTCCCGCCTGGCTGTGTCTCTGTCCCTGGAAGGAAAGGCCAGCCATCGGGAACTGACCTCCCGTCTCCTGTCCGACCTGCTGCTGAAAGTGCTGACCGAAGAGGACATGGCTCGGGCCTTCAACAAGCTGCTCATCAACTTACCTGACCTTATCCTGGACACTCCTGAGGCTCCACAGATGCTGGGACAGTTTATCGCTCGTGCCGTGGCTGATCACGCATTGCCTCTTAATTTCCTGGACCGGTACAAGGGACGTGTTGACTGTGAGCATGCGCGGGCCGCTTTGGACCGCGCTGCCGTCCTTCTCAGAATAAAGAGAGCGATCATCTGGCTGGACAACGTGTGGGGAGTCGGAGGAGGACAGAGACCCGTGAAACATCTCATCAAAGAGGGGCCGCAAATGTTTTGTGAGCGAGGGAGACAGAGGACTCGTCAAACAGTGActggacccctcccccccctctggccCGGAGGTCAGAGATTCCGGGGAGACCTTCTGgtgtacaaaataaaataa